A genomic window from Nomascus leucogenys isolate Asia chromosome 10, Asia_NLE_v1, whole genome shotgun sequence includes:
- the SNRPF gene encoding small nuclear ribonucleoprotein F, with protein sequence MSLPLNPKPFLNGLTGKPVMVKLKWGMEYKGYLVSVDGYMNMQLANTEEYIDGALSGHLGEVLIRCNNVLYIRGVEEEEEDGEMRE encoded by the exons AGTTTACCCCTCAATCCCAAACCTTTCCTCAATGGACTAACAGGAAAGCCAGTGATGGTGAAACTTAAGTGGGGAATGGAGTACAAGGGCTATCTGGTATCTGTAGATGGCTACATGAACATGCAG cTTGCAAATACAGAAGAATACATAGATGGAGCTTTGTCTGGACATCTGGGTGAAGTTTTAATAAG GTGTAATAATGTCCTTTATATCAGAGGtgtggaagaagaggaagaagatgggGAAATGAGAGAATAG